The Merismopedia glauca CCAP 1448/3 genome contains a region encoding:
- a CDS encoding RNA polymerase sigma factor, RpoD/SigA family, with amino-acid sequence MNNPQIHDLNLFKSSKINESDRELLPLDLEDADIENVELQLTPAAIWEDTKGYSEDTVGAFFKEMARYPLLKPDEEIELGHQIRFLVKLEEIQSELNAQLNREPSKIEVAEILGLTESKLERQIYKAHLAKRKMIRSNLRLVVSIAKRYINRGVAFLDLIQEGAIGLNRAVEKFEPERGYKFSTYAYWWIRQAITRTIANDARTIRLPIHIVEKLNKLKKIQRILKQQLDRQPTELEIANALEISLENLHYLLQWRRRSLSLNHRVGKEEETELLDLLEDSDNLSPEEEMNDSMMRQEISEVLDEVLTAREKDVISLRYGLASQEPCTLEEVGGLFNLSRERVRQIQTKAMRKLRRPQIARRLKSWLS; translated from the coding sequence ATGAATAATCCCCAAATCCATGACTTAAACCTATTTAAATCCAGTAAAATTAACGAAAGCGATCGCGAATTATTACCTCTGGATTTAGAAGATGCAGACATAGAAAACGTAGAATTACAATTAACTCCGGCAGCTATATGGGAAGACACTAAAGGCTATTCGGAAGATACAGTAGGAGCTTTTTTCAAGGAGATGGCGCGCTATCCCTTGCTTAAGCCCGACGAAGAAATTGAATTGGGTCATCAAATCAGATTTCTAGTCAAGTTAGAGGAAATACAATCAGAACTAAATGCTCAGCTAAATCGGGAACCAAGCAAAATAGAAGTAGCTGAGATTTTAGGGTTAACTGAGAGTAAATTAGAAAGGCAAATCTATAAAGCTCATCTAGCTAAACGGAAAATGATTCGTTCTAATCTCCGTTTGGTAGTGTCCATCGCAAAACGCTATATCAATCGAGGTGTTGCCTTTTTAGATTTAATTCAAGAAGGAGCAATTGGTTTAAATCGGGCTGTCGAAAAGTTTGAACCGGAAAGAGGCTATAAATTTTCGACTTATGCTTATTGGTGGATTCGTCAAGCCATCACCCGCACAATTGCTAACGATGCTCGTACCATCCGGTTACCAATTCATATTGTTGAAAAACTCAACAAACTAAAAAAGATTCAACGCATTCTCAAGCAGCAACTAGATCGCCAACCAACAGAATTAGAAATAGCTAATGCTCTGGAAATATCCCTAGAGAACTTACATTATCTCTTGCAATGGCGACGGCGATCGCTTTCATTAAACCATCGGGTTGGGAAAGAAGAAGAAACCGAACTGTTAGATCTTCTAGAAGATAGTGACAACCTTTCCCCAGAAGAAGAGATGAATGACTCAATGATGCGTCAAGAAATCTCGGAAGTTCTAGATGAAGTCTTAACCGCTAGGGAAAAAGATGTCATCTCTTTGCGTTACGGCTTAGCCAGTCAGGAACCTTGTACTCTAGAAGAAGTGGGAGGATTATTTAACCTGTCGCGAGAACGAGTCAGACAAATACAAACCAAAGCCATGCGTAAACTCAGACGCCCGCAAATTGCTAGGCGGTTGAAAAGTTGGCTCAGTTAA
- a CDS encoding TspO/MBR family protein, producing the protein MFSSWMVIGAIAFVVALGANIIRPADVKWFKRLRRPQWLTFESLIPVIWTVIFICGAWSAYIVWEANPGNSNTWFLMGFYLLLEVVTIAYTPVTFWSQNLKAGTITGGLGAILALILAVLVWSVSRWATALLLPYLLWSPIGTYTTWVMDKINSQVENG; encoded by the coding sequence ATGTTTTCCTCTTGGATGGTAATTGGGGCGATCGCCTTTGTTGTGGCTTTAGGGGCTAATATAATTAGACCAGCAGATGTAAAGTGGTTTAAGCGATTGCGAAGACCGCAATGGTTAACTTTTGAATCTCTAATTCCCGTGATTTGGACGGTTATTTTTATCTGCGGGGCGTGGTCTGCTTATATTGTCTGGGAGGCTAATCCAGGTAATTCCAATACTTGGTTTTTGATGGGTTTTTATTTACTGCTAGAAGTGGTGACGATCGCTTATACCCCAGTTACTTTCTGGTCGCAAAATCTCAAAGCTGGAACTATTACAGGGGGATTGGGAGCTATTTTAGCCTTAATCCTGGCTGTATTAGTTTGGTCAGTGTCTAGATGGGCAACAGCGTTACTGTTACCATATCTGCTCTGGAGTCCGATCGGGACTTATACTACCTGGGTGATGGATAAAATCAATTCTCAAGTTGAAAATGGTTAA
- a CDS encoding 2-phosphosulfolactate phosphatase family protein, with product MKLFVYHTPELTPISSVPDCAIAIDVLRATTTMVTALGAGAEAIQVFSDLDKLMLVSEDWPAEKRLRAGERGGAMVAGCDLGNSPLDCTPEVVKGKRLFITTTNGTRALQRIEAAPMVLAAAMINRAAVVEYLVSQSPETVWMVGSGWEGSFSLEDTVCAGAIVDLLLDKLNCTLEELAGNDEVISAVSLYRQWQNNLLQLFHHASHGQRLLRLNCHEDLKYCSQIDISAVLPMQKEPGVLGIRD from the coding sequence GTGAAGCTATTTGTATATCATACCCCCGAACTCACTCCCATAAGTTCAGTCCCCGATTGTGCGATCGCAATCGATGTTTTGCGGGCTACAACCACTATGGTAACGGCTTTGGGTGCTGGCGCAGAAGCCATCCAAGTCTTTAGCGATCTAGATAAGTTGATGCTAGTCAGTGAAGATTGGCCAGCAGAAAAACGGTTGCGCGCTGGAGAACGTGGCGGGGCGATGGTAGCTGGGTGCGACCTAGGCAACTCTCCTTTAGATTGTACCCCTGAAGTAGTTAAGGGTAAACGCTTATTTATTACTACAACTAACGGTACTCGTGCTTTACAAAGAATTGAAGCTGCGCCTATGGTACTAGCTGCGGCGATGATTAACCGTGCTGCGGTTGTCGAGTATCTGGTTTCCCAATCTCCTGAAACTGTATGGATGGTGGGTTCTGGTTGGGAAGGAAGTTTTTCACTAGAAGATACTGTTTGTGCTGGTGCTATAGTCGATCTATTACTAGATAAGCTCAATTGCACTTTAGAAGAACTTGCAGGGAACGATGAAGTAATTAGTGCAGTTAGCCTTTACCGTCAGTGGCAAAATAATTTATTACAATTGTTTCATCACGCCAGTCACGGACAACGTTTACTCAGGTTAAATTGTCACGAAGATTTGAAGTACTGCTCTCAAATCGATATTTCTGCGGTTTTACCCATGCAAAAAGAACCTGGTGTTTTAGGGATTAGGGATTAG
- a CDS encoding retropepsin-like aspartic protease family protein: MGISHRNRQKFVLLGLGIALTSSLYPGSVEAQNCYMITASGQRINLGSICGAKPPQANLFRIPIKRRSSKTPVIEVTFNNRYTFEMILDTGASGTVITQEMANLLKLKPTGQITAEIADGSQVKFATSVVRSISVNGAVVNNVEVAIAKGGNLGLLGHDFFGKYNVRILENAIELQPR; encoded by the coding sequence ATGGGTATTAGTCATCGAAATCGCCAAAAGTTCGTTTTATTAGGTTTAGGCATAGCTTTAACGAGTAGCTTGTATCCTGGATCGGTAGAGGCACAAAACTGTTATATGATTACAGCATCTGGACAACGTATTAATCTTGGCTCGATTTGCGGTGCTAAACCGCCTCAAGCTAACTTGTTTCGGATTCCTATCAAGCGTCGTAGCTCGAAAACTCCAGTAATTGAGGTCACTTTTAACAACCGCTACACTTTTGAGATGATTTTAGATACCGGTGCTAGCGGAACCGTGATTACTCAGGAGATGGCAAACTTATTAAAGCTTAAGCCTACAGGTCAAATTACGGCAGAAATTGCTGATGGTAGCCAGGTAAAATTTGCGACTAGTGTGGTACGTTCTATTTCCGTCAATGGCGCAGTAGTGAATAATGTAGAAGTTGCGATCGCCAAAGGTGGTAATCTTGGGCTTCTAGGTCATGACTTCTTTGGGAAATACAATGTCAGAATTTTGGAAAATGCGATCGAATTACAACCTAGATAA
- a CDS encoding 2Fe-2S iron-sulfur cluster-binding protein, producing the protein MAVYQVKLLNQNIGLDRTITVPEDQYILDIAEELGIRLPSGCKLGECSACIAKIVRGTVNQSEQKFLKPTEVAAGYTVTCVAYPTSDCVLETHQEQVLYQASLYFKE; encoded by the coding sequence ATGGCAGTATATCAAGTAAAATTGCTCAACCAAAATATTGGTTTGGATCGGACAATTACTGTTCCAGAAGATCAATATATTCTGGATATAGCCGAAGAATTGGGGATACGCTTGCCCTCTGGTTGTAAGTTAGGAGAATGTTCTGCCTGTATTGCTAAGATTGTTCGCGGTACAGTCAATCAAAGCGAGCAAAAATTTCTCAAACCGACTGAAGTTGCAGCAGGATATACAGTAACTTGTGTGGCATATCCTACTTCTGATTGTGTTTTAGAAACTCATCAGGAACAGGTGCTTTATCAAGCTTCTTTATATTTTAAGGAATAA